In a genomic window of Demequina muriae:
- a CDS encoding dihydrofolate reductase family protein, protein MTEPDRATTLRRIEPAGDDIAPDPAEGEMRALYAHRPGTVRLGLIRSRDGRCAGPDGSSGTLTGPEDLRILRTLRSVADVVLVGAQTARRERYGDIDLPAALTATRTSLRAPRPHLAIVTRSGILPPGLTPATTWIVTVSGSRAAALGGPWASQVIEAGGTDISPRTLLRELGSRGLTRVLCEGGPTLAARMLERGLIDEFCVTTADVDGDPGAKRVPDVPARLRLAHRLAGGPFEMERWVAPR, encoded by the coding sequence GTGACGGAGCCAGACAGGGCGACGACGCTGCGGCGCATCGAGCCCGCGGGAGACGACATCGCGCCTGACCCCGCCGAGGGCGAGATGCGCGCCCTCTACGCGCACCGGCCCGGAACCGTGCGATTGGGGCTCATCCGCTCGCGCGACGGTCGGTGCGCCGGCCCCGACGGCTCCTCCGGCACCCTCACCGGGCCCGAGGATCTCCGCATCCTGCGGACGCTCCGGTCGGTGGCGGACGTGGTGCTGGTCGGCGCGCAGACCGCACGGCGCGAACGGTACGGCGACATCGACCTGCCGGCGGCGCTGACCGCCACCCGGACCTCACTGAGAGCTCCCCGCCCCCACCTGGCGATCGTGACCAGATCGGGCATTCTGCCGCCCGGGCTCACTCCCGCGACCACATGGATCGTGACCGTCTCGGGATCCCGCGCTGCTGCGCTCGGCGGGCCGTGGGCCTCGCAGGTGATCGAGGCCGGAGGCACCGACATCTCCCCGCGAACGCTGCTGCGCGAGCTCGGGTCGAGGGGGCTCACGCGCGTGCTGTGCGAGGGCGGGCCGACGCTCGCAGCGCGCATGCTCGAACGCGGCCTCATCGACGAGTTCTGCGTGACCACCGCGGACGTCGACGGCGACCCTGGCGCGAAGCGAGTGCCGGACGTGCCCGCGAGGCTGCGGCTCGCGCATCGGCTCGCCGGAGGACCGTTCGAGATGGAGCGGTGGGTCGCGCCCCGCTGA
- a CDS encoding DUF3000 domain-containing protein — MARDLASAPPAFQEALRSLAHARTRRDVVLTETPAPSRIAPFAAAIDGHLTARDAEASGRFVVLHDPEGQDAWEGVFRVVALVKAQVDAEVGADDLWAQAAWSWLDDALQTVPHRASGGTVTKTVNESFGELATRPSEVQVELRVSWTPTDTDLGPHIAAWTELMASCAGVPPVPEGVTALPGGDR; from the coding sequence ATGGCCCGCGATCTCGCATCGGCGCCGCCGGCATTCCAAGAGGCCTTGCGGTCGCTCGCGCACGCGCGCACGCGGCGAGACGTGGTGCTCACCGAGACGCCCGCACCGTCGCGCATCGCGCCGTTCGCGGCCGCGATCGACGGCCACCTCACCGCACGGGACGCCGAGGCCAGCGGGCGGTTCGTGGTGCTGCACGATCCTGAGGGTCAGGATGCGTGGGAAGGGGTGTTCCGGGTGGTCGCGCTGGTGAAGGCACAGGTCGATGCCGAAGTGGGCGCCGACGACCTGTGGGCGCAGGCCGCGTGGTCGTGGCTCGACGACGCGTTGCAGACGGTCCCGCACCGCGCGAGCGGCGGCACCGTGACGAAGACCGTGAACGAGTCCTTCGGCGAGCTCGCCACCCGCCCGTCCGAGGTCCAGGTCGAGTTGCGCGTGTCCTGGACCCCCACCGACACCGACCTCGGACCCCACATCGCCGCGTGGACTGAGCTGATGGCGTCATGCGCCGGCGTTCCCCCCGTTCCGGAGGGCGTGACCGCGCTGCCAGGAGGAGACCGATGA
- the treZ gene encoding malto-oligosyltrehalose trehalohydrolase, producing the protein MRARVWAPTADAVVAVIGAPDSDRVREPMTRGSDGWWHGPELAHGTDYAYEVDGEGPWPDPRSAQQPYGVHGPSRVFESGLHRWQDGEWRGVDALGAVFYEMHIGTFTPTGTLDAAIVQLPDLKATGVDIVELMPVAGFPGRHGWGYDGVALYAVHEAYGGPAALQRFVDAAHQAGLGVCLDVVYNHLGPDGNYLSKFGPYFTDAHHTPWGWAVNLDQDDAHGMRDFIRDNVSRWLTDFRIDCLRLDAVHELQDDSDPHILAQLSDDTAALAEREGRPLSLVAESDLNDVRMVTPTSEGGYGMTAQWADDVHHAIHAYLTGERHGYYVDFGSIEALDKVYRDAFWHDGTYSPFRDRAWGAPVPAEVDRRRFVVCASNHDQVGNRAIGDRPASTLSPGAQAASLALVLLGPFTPMLFMGEEYGETRPFMFFTDHDEPLGTAVSEGRMSEFAGHGWEDLYGGEVHVPDPQDRTTFLRSKLGSGIGSSSAGNDAIRAWVADLMALRVRVDSREAWAAHPAGASESAPRVLTMHGPLTVHANLTDTPVTVPGAAPLATFGDVTDAGDGDLLLAADAVVVVPAS; encoded by the coding sequence ATGCGCGCGCGCGTATGGGCGCCCACGGCCGATGCGGTGGTGGCGGTAATCGGGGCGCCCGACTCGGACCGTGTCCGCGAGCCGATGACCCGCGGCAGCGACGGCTGGTGGCACGGCCCCGAGCTGGCGCACGGCACCGACTATGCGTACGAGGTCGACGGCGAGGGCCCGTGGCCGGACCCGCGCTCGGCGCAGCAGCCGTACGGCGTCCACGGCCCGTCACGCGTGTTCGAGTCCGGACTTCACCGCTGGCAGGACGGCGAGTGGCGCGGCGTCGATGCGCTGGGTGCCGTCTTCTACGAGATGCACATCGGGACCTTCACCCCCACGGGAACCCTTGACGCCGCGATCGTGCAGCTGCCGGATCTCAAGGCCACCGGCGTGGACATCGTGGAGCTCATGCCCGTCGCGGGCTTCCCCGGTCGACACGGCTGGGGATACGACGGTGTGGCGCTCTATGCGGTCCACGAGGCCTACGGCGGGCCGGCCGCGCTGCAGCGATTCGTCGATGCCGCTCACCAGGCCGGTCTGGGCGTGTGCCTCGACGTGGTCTACAACCACCTGGGCCCCGACGGGAACTACCTGAGCAAGTTCGGCCCCTACTTCACGGATGCGCACCACACGCCGTGGGGATGGGCCGTCAACCTCGACCAGGACGATGCCCACGGCATGCGGGACTTCATCCGTGACAATGTGTCGCGCTGGCTGACGGACTTCCGCATCGACTGCCTGCGCCTGGATGCGGTGCACGAGCTGCAGGACGACTCCGACCCCCACATCCTCGCGCAGCTCTCCGATGACACGGCAGCGCTCGCCGAGCGCGAGGGCCGGCCGCTGTCCCTGGTCGCGGAGTCCGACCTCAACGACGTCCGCATGGTGACCCCCACGTCCGAGGGCGGCTACGGCATGACGGCGCAGTGGGCCGACGACGTCCACCACGCGATTCACGCCTACCTCACCGGCGAACGCCACGGCTACTACGTGGACTTCGGCAGCATCGAGGCCCTCGACAAGGTGTACCGCGACGCGTTCTGGCACGACGGCACCTACTCGCCGTTCCGCGACCGCGCATGGGGAGCACCCGTGCCCGCGGAGGTGGACCGTCGGCGGTTCGTCGTGTGCGCCTCGAACCACGACCAGGTGGGCAACCGCGCCATCGGCGACCGTCCGGCCTCGACGCTCTCCCCCGGCGCCCAGGCGGCCTCTCTCGCCCTGGTGCTGCTCGGCCCGTTCACCCCGATGCTGTTCATGGGCGAGGAGTACGGCGAGACGCGCCCGTTCATGTTCTTCACTGACCACGATGAGCCTCTCGGCACCGCAGTGTCAGAGGGCCGCATGAGCGAATTCGCGGGCCACGGCTGGGAGGACCTGTACGGCGGTGAGGTGCACGTGCCCGACCCTCAGGACCGCACCACCTTCCTGCGATCCAAGCTCGGCTCCGGCATCGGCTCATCGAGCGCGGGCAACGATGCGATCCGCGCCTGGGTCGCCGACCTGATGGCGCTGCGTGTGCGCGTCGATTCGCGCGAGGCCTGGGCCGCTCACCCGGCGGGTGCGAGCGAGTCGGCGCCACGGGTGCTCACCATGCACGGCCCGCTCACGGTTCATGCGAACCTCACGGACACCCCGGTGACCGTCCCCGGAGCGGCCCCCCTCGCCACCTTCGGCGACGTCACGGATGCGGGCGACGGTGACCTGCTCCTCGCGGCCGATGCCGTCGTCGTGGTCCCCGCGAGCTGA
- a CDS encoding carboxylate--amine ligase, whose amino-acid sequence MTQRPVVPVVVGGDIGAYALLRAFHDQLGTRGVVVSRIQTRPFARTRIADVRIADVEDADALVESLVTLAQERAGERLVLLSNADWYVETIIRARDRLAPHYEIPMCSLEAFERVSSKEAFQADCDALGIPVPQTVPVRFVDGVPVPDGELDALTYPVIGKASSSAEHHYAEYAGKKKVQHLETRGEVDDLLSRIAGSGFTGTYLLQEFIPGDETQMRSLTAYRDAQGVVTMLCTGRVLLEEHTPGTLGIPAAILTEPYTDAMDAMERYLERVDYRGFANADYKRDPRTGEHVFFEVNPRIGRNNWYATAAGADPAGHVMADIDGEPREQLRATREVLYSVVPLRLLTRYLLDVDLRARVVRAAKRGIARPLHNPADASPRRRAVIAALTLNYRRKYREHYPKPTPTGH is encoded by the coding sequence GTGACGCAGCGCCCGGTCGTTCCCGTCGTCGTCGGCGGTGACATCGGGGCGTACGCGCTGCTGAGGGCGTTCCACGACCAGCTCGGCACCCGCGGCGTCGTCGTCTCCCGGATCCAGACGCGTCCCTTTGCGCGGACGCGCATCGCGGACGTGCGCATCGCCGATGTCGAGGATGCCGATGCGCTGGTCGAGTCACTCGTGACGCTCGCCCAGGAGCGGGCAGGCGAGCGGCTGGTGCTGCTGTCGAACGCCGACTGGTACGTCGAGACCATCATCCGCGCCCGCGACCGCCTCGCTCCGCACTATGAGATCCCCATGTGCTCCCTCGAGGCGTTCGAGCGGGTGTCCTCCAAGGAGGCCTTCCAGGCGGACTGCGACGCACTCGGCATCCCCGTGCCGCAGACGGTTCCCGTGCGCTTCGTCGACGGCGTGCCGGTGCCCGACGGCGAACTGGACGCGCTGACCTACCCCGTGATCGGCAAGGCCAGCTCGTCGGCGGAGCATCACTACGCCGAGTACGCGGGCAAGAAGAAGGTCCAGCACCTCGAGACGCGAGGCGAGGTCGATGACCTCCTCTCCCGGATCGCGGGCTCCGGCTTCACCGGCACGTACCTGCTGCAGGAGTTCATCCCTGGCGACGAGACGCAGATGCGCTCCCTGACCGCGTATCGCGACGCCCAGGGCGTGGTGACGATGCTGTGCACCGGGAGGGTGCTGCTCGAAGAGCACACCCCTGGCACGCTCGGGATTCCGGCGGCCATCCTCACCGAGCCGTACACGGACGCGATGGACGCCATGGAGCGCTACCTGGAACGGGTGGACTACCGGGGCTTCGCCAACGCGGACTACAAGCGCGACCCGCGCACAGGCGAGCATGTGTTCTTCGAGGTCAACCCGCGCATCGGCCGCAACAACTGGTACGCGACCGCAGCAGGCGCCGACCCGGCGGGACATGTGATGGCCGACATCGACGGTGAGCCCCGCGAGCAGCTGCGCGCCACGCGCGAGGTGCTCTACTCGGTGGTCCCGCTGCGACTGCTCACGCGCTACCTGCTCGATGTCGACCTGCGAGCGCGCGTGGTGCGGGCGGCCAAGCGCGGCATCGCCCGCCCGTTGCACAACCCGGCGGACGCGTCGCCGCGCAGGCGAGCCGTGATCGCGGCCCTGACACTGAACTACCGACGCAAGTATCGTGAGCACTACCCGAAGCCGACGCCCACGGGACACTAG
- a CDS encoding HRDC domain-containing protein translates to MTDEQNDDLTEGAGEEEATPTPLRTPAGGVPDVIETPEALAEMAERFAAGTGPIAADAERASGFRYGQATYLAQFKREGAGIALIDTDAVSDLSILNDAFGDAEWVFHAASQDLPGMRDLGLTPASVFDTELAARLLGWPKVGLAAVVERELGFSLAKEHSAQDWSTRPLPPAWLTYAALDVEVLLELRDGLYAHLEAAGKLAWAREEFEAVRNAPPAEPRVDPWRRTSGSAQVRDQRGLAIVKSLWEAREQDAQHRDISPGRVLRDVAIVAAAQAKPRSLDELVKIREWQSKGTKRRAAHWYTAIEAAMALPESQLPAKRGPRGDGPPQPRMWKDKRPDAAARLTFARDVVAADSDRLQIPAENLLQPDALRRCCWEYRSGGEEWIRDFLRGRGARAWQIELMAPLLAEAFEDAEDHLAAEAESEPSE, encoded by the coding sequence ATGACCGACGAGCAGAACGACGACCTCACCGAGGGTGCAGGAGAGGAGGAGGCCACTCCGACGCCGCTGCGCACCCCGGCCGGAGGCGTCCCCGACGTGATCGAGACACCCGAGGCCCTCGCCGAGATGGCGGAGCGGTTCGCGGCAGGAACCGGACCCATCGCCGCGGACGCCGAGCGCGCATCGGGCTTTCGCTATGGTCAGGCGACCTACCTCGCGCAGTTCAAGCGCGAGGGCGCCGGGATCGCGCTGATCGACACCGACGCGGTGTCGGACCTGTCGATCCTGAACGACGCCTTCGGTGATGCCGAGTGGGTGTTCCACGCAGCCAGCCAGGACCTTCCCGGCATGCGCGACCTGGGGCTCACCCCGGCGTCGGTCTTCGACACCGAGCTGGCGGCACGGCTGCTGGGGTGGCCCAAGGTGGGCCTCGCCGCCGTCGTCGAGCGCGAGCTCGGCTTCTCTCTCGCCAAGGAGCACTCTGCGCAGGACTGGTCCACCCGTCCCCTCCCGCCGGCGTGGCTCACCTATGCGGCGCTCGACGTCGAGGTGCTGCTCGAACTGCGCGACGGCCTGTACGCGCACCTCGAGGCCGCGGGCAAGCTCGCGTGGGCGCGCGAGGAGTTCGAGGCCGTCCGCAACGCTCCCCCGGCCGAGCCCCGCGTCGACCCGTGGCGTCGCACTTCGGGCTCCGCACAGGTGCGCGACCAGCGAGGACTGGCGATCGTCAAGTCTCTGTGGGAGGCGCGAGAGCAGGACGCTCAGCATCGGGACATCTCGCCGGGCCGGGTCCTCCGCGATGTCGCGATCGTCGCGGCTGCGCAGGCCAAGCCCCGGAGCCTCGACGAGCTCGTGAAGATCCGGGAGTGGCAGTCCAAGGGCACCAAGCGGCGCGCTGCGCACTGGTACACCGCGATCGAGGCGGCGATGGCGCTCCCTGAGTCACAGCTTCCTGCGAAGCGAGGCCCTCGTGGCGACGGCCCGCCGCAGCCGCGCATGTGGAAGGACAAGCGTCCCGACGCCGCGGCGCGGCTCACGTTCGCCCGCGACGTCGTCGCCGCAGACTCCGACAGGCTCCAGATTCCGGCCGAGAACCTGCTGCAGCCCGATGCGCTGCGGCGCTGCTGCTGGGAGTACCGCTCCGGCGGCGAGGAGTGGATTCGCGACTTCCTCCGCGGTCGCGGCGCGCGGGCGTGGCAGATCGAGCTGATGGCACCACTGCTGGCGGAGGCGTTCGAGGACGCCGAGGATCATCTGGCCGCAGAGGCGGAGTCCGAGCCCTCCGAGTAG
- the gndA gene encoding NADP-dependent phosphogluconate dehydrogenase, with translation MALAQIGVTGLAVMGRNLARNFARNGFTVAVHNRSAQKMHSLIEDHGDEGTFIGSESLEEFVASLETPRKVVVMVQAGGPTDAVIDALVPLLDQGDIIVDAGNALYTDTMRREKDLASKGLHFVGSGVSGGEEGALLGPSIMPGGPAESYVTLGPILEKIAAKAEDGTPCCVHIGPDGAGHFVKMVHNGIEYADMQLIGEAYDLLRQGLDLEPAEIADIFAEWNQGDLESFLIEITAEVLRQTDARTGKALVDVIKDEAGQKGTGRWTVKSGLDLGVPITGIAEATFARAISSQVAQRQAARGVLAGDAQEFAFESRDAFIEDVRLALYASKVVAYAQGFDQIRAASDEYDWDIALGDMAKIWREGCIIRARFLDRITEAFERDAALSSLLVDPYFVDEVAGSVAAWRRVVAQSALTGVPAPAFASSLAYYDSLRAERLPAALIQGQRDFFGAHTYKRVDAEGTFHTLWSGDRSEVEA, from the coding sequence ATGGCACTTGCTCAGATCGGTGTGACCGGACTTGCGGTGATGGGCCGCAACCTGGCCCGCAACTTCGCCCGCAACGGCTTCACCGTGGCGGTGCACAACCGCTCGGCGCAGAAGATGCACTCGCTGATCGAGGACCACGGCGACGAGGGCACGTTCATCGGGTCCGAGTCGCTCGAGGAGTTTGTCGCTTCCCTGGAGACGCCGCGCAAGGTGGTCGTCATGGTCCAGGCCGGTGGCCCCACTGACGCAGTGATCGACGCGCTGGTGCCGCTGCTGGACCAGGGGGACATCATCGTGGACGCGGGCAACGCCCTGTACACCGACACCATGCGGCGGGAGAAGGACCTCGCGTCCAAGGGCCTCCACTTCGTGGGCTCCGGCGTGTCAGGCGGCGAGGAGGGTGCACTTCTCGGCCCGTCCATCATGCCCGGCGGTCCCGCCGAGTCGTACGTCACGCTCGGCCCGATCCTCGAGAAGATCGCCGCCAAGGCAGAGGACGGCACCCCGTGCTGCGTGCACATCGGCCCCGACGGCGCCGGTCACTTCGTGAAGATGGTCCACAACGGCATCGAGTACGCGGACATGCAGCTCATCGGCGAGGCGTACGACCTGCTGCGCCAGGGGCTCGACCTTGAGCCTGCAGAGATCGCAGACATCTTCGCGGAGTGGAACCAGGGCGACCTGGAGTCCTTCCTCATCGAGATCACCGCCGAAGTGCTGCGTCAGACCGACGCCCGCACCGGCAAGGCGCTCGTGGACGTCATCAAGGACGAGGCCGGGCAGAAGGGTACTGGCCGCTGGACAGTCAAGTCCGGCCTCGATCTTGGCGTGCCGATCACCGGAATCGCCGAGGCCACGTTCGCGCGCGCCATCTCGTCGCAGGTCGCGCAGCGTCAGGCCGCCCGGGGCGTGCTCGCAGGCGATGCGCAGGAGTTCGCGTTCGAGAGCCGCGACGCCTTCATCGAGGACGTGCGCCTTGCGCTGTACGCCTCGAAGGTGGTCGCCTACGCCCAGGGCTTCGACCAGATCCGTGCCGCCTCGGACGAGTACGACTGGGACATCGCGCTCGGCGACATGGCGAAGATCTGGCGCGAGGGCTGCATCATTCGCGCCCGCTTCCTGGATCGCATCACCGAGGCCTTCGAGCGCGACGCCGCACTCTCCAGCCTGCTCGTCGACCCGTACTTCGTCGACGAGGTCGCCGGCAGCGTGGCGGCATGGCGCCGAGTGGTCGCGCAGTCCGCGCTCACGGGCGTGCCTGCCCCTGCCTTCGCCTCGTCGCTCGCGTACTACGACTCGCTGCGCGCCGAGCGCCTGCCCGCCGCGCTGATCCAGGGTCAGCGCGACTTCTTCGGGGCGCACACGTACAAGCGCGTCGACGCCGAGGGAACCTTCCACACGCTGTGGTCGGGGGACCGCTCCGAGGTCGAGGCCTGA
- the zapE gene encoding cell division protein ZapE, with the protein MTARLVGRRPHVEPEALIAALVPPPHFADASFSSYVPDPDFPSQESALEEAQAFARGVGRRGLGPLRRSSGGRGLYLDGGFGVGKTHLLVSMARDVGERAAFGTFVEYTSLVGAMGFQATRQALQQFALVCIDEFELDDPGDTVLMARLMRELADAGVALAATSNTAPGSLGKGRFAADDFRREIQAVSTAFEVATIDGPDYRGRGELVFPAPATVDQVLGACARDGGACEEWSALMEDLRHVHPSRFGAYVDGISVLGLRGVRPLPDQAQALRVVALVDRLYDRDVRIVASGHSLAEIFSQDMLRGGYRKKYLRALSRLLAMVAGEGKG; encoded by the coding sequence ATGACCGCCCGCCTCGTCGGACGGCGGCCGCATGTCGAGCCCGAGGCTCTGATCGCGGCCCTCGTCCCCCCGCCGCACTTCGCGGACGCTTCCTTTTCATCGTACGTCCCGGACCCCGACTTCCCGAGTCAGGAGAGCGCACTCGAGGAGGCTCAGGCGTTCGCACGCGGAGTGGGACGCCGAGGACTCGGACCGCTGCGCCGCTCGAGCGGAGGCCGCGGCCTGTACTTGGACGGCGGGTTCGGCGTCGGCAAGACCCACCTGTTGGTGTCGATGGCACGCGACGTGGGGGAGCGGGCCGCGTTCGGCACGTTCGTCGAGTACACGAGCCTCGTGGGCGCGATGGGCTTCCAGGCCACCCGTCAGGCGCTGCAGCAGTTCGCGCTCGTGTGCATCGACGAGTTCGAGCTCGACGACCCGGGCGACACGGTGCTGATGGCGCGGCTCATGCGCGAGCTGGCCGATGCCGGGGTCGCGCTGGCGGCCACATCCAACACCGCGCCGGGCTCGCTCGGCAAGGGCCGCTTCGCGGCGGACGACTTCCGGCGCGAGATTCAGGCCGTGTCGACGGCGTTCGAGGTGGCGACCATCGACGGTCCCGACTACCGCGGCCGGGGTGAGCTGGTGTTCCCGGCTCCCGCGACCGTTGACCAGGTCCTCGGGGCGTGCGCGCGCGACGGCGGGGCCTGCGAGGAGTGGTCGGCACTCATGGAGGACCTGCGGCACGTGCACCCGAGCCGGTTCGGCGCGTACGTGGACGGCATCTCGGTGCTCGGTCTGCGAGGCGTGAGGCCGCTGCCGGACCAGGCGCAGGCGCTGCGCGTCGTCGCGCTCGTGGACCGCCTGTACGACCGTGACGTGCGCATCGTCGCCTCGGGCCATTCGCTCGCGGAGATCTTCTCGCAGGACATGCTGCGCGGCGGGTACCGCAAGAAGTACCTGCGTGCGCTCAGTCGGCTGCTGGCGATGGTCGCGGGGGAAGGCAAGGGATAG
- a CDS encoding PPK2 family polyphosphate kinase gives MARSKHWDEHPTSALRVSEGFRLEDFDRTGKPGFSGSKKQGRRLRKERGTLLADLQERLFAQGRVGDDRSLLLVLQGMDTAGKGGIVRHVLGMVDPQGVQARGFGAPTEEELEHHFLWRIEKALPKAGHIGVFDRSHYEDVLIARVHELVPQDTWERRYDEINEWEQRLTDSGTTIVKCALMVSQDEQLDRLAKRLTRPDKHWKYSTSDLDERAYWPAYMEAFQAVFDRTSTDAAPWHVIPSTRKWYARLAVTELLTSALESMDLEWPAPDYDLDEERARIANLRRQGE, from the coding sequence ATGGCGCGCAGCAAGCATTGGGATGAGCACCCCACCTCCGCTCTCCGTGTCAGCGAGGGCTTTCGTCTCGAGGACTTCGATCGCACCGGCAAGCCCGGGTTCTCCGGGTCGAAGAAGCAGGGCAGACGCCTGAGGAAGGAGCGGGGCACGCTGCTCGCCGACCTCCAGGAACGCCTGTTCGCCCAGGGCCGCGTCGGAGACGACAGGTCGCTCCTGCTCGTGCTCCAGGGGATGGACACCGCTGGCAAGGGTGGCATCGTGCGCCACGTGCTGGGCATGGTGGACCCGCAGGGCGTCCAGGCGCGCGGCTTCGGGGCGCCCACGGAGGAAGAGCTCGAGCACCACTTCCTGTGGCGCATCGAGAAGGCCCTTCCCAAGGCCGGCCACATTGGAGTATTCGACCGGTCGCACTACGAGGACGTGCTCATCGCACGTGTCCATGAGCTCGTGCCCCAGGACACGTGGGAGCGTCGGTACGACGAGATCAACGAGTGGGAGCAGCGCCTGACGGACAGCGGCACCACCATCGTGAAGTGCGCGCTCATGGTCTCGCAGGACGAACAGCTCGATCGCCTGGCGAAGCGCCTCACTCGACCCGACAAGCACTGGAAGTACAGCACGTCCGACCTGGACGAGCGCGCCTATTGGCCCGCGTACATGGAAGCCTTTCAGGCCGTGTTCGACCGCACCTCCACGGATGCCGCGCCCTGGCACGTGATCCCCTCCACGCGCAAGTGGTACGCCCGGCTCGCGGTCACCGAGCTGCTCACCTCGGCGCTCGAGAGCATGGACCTGGAGTGGCCGGCCCCTGACTACGATCTCGACGAGGAACGAGCGCGCATCGCGAATCTGCGACGGCAGGGAGAGTAG